The window TGGGAAAACAACCTTGCTCAGCATATGCCAGTACCAGTAGCTTTCAGGAGTCGATGAATCTTTTAAGGTACAATTTACTGGCTTCATGAGGTCCACTTTTCATTTCCACCTACCTATCTAATGGGTTGTAATTATGATTAGCCAATCTTTATTCATGTTCCATTGGGAGTTGGAAAAGTTAAAATAGATAAGGATTGCTAACtgtttcattaatttatgtccATTATTTCTTATCaagtacaaaatatttgaataaaaagCTACAGGCCAATGTAAATTATGCATGAACAAATCCAATTTAAGGATTTCAagataaaatcaaaataaatcaaataggATCTAAAGAATATCATATTTTTTCGGCCAAAAACCGCATAGACAATTCTAGATCCAAATTTACGGCCAAAATTCAATGCCAACAGAGGCTACATCATCAGtctaaaaaattcaaattctagGAATGTTGAAGTATCCAAGTATTAGTTTCTCGACCCAGAAATCACGAAATTTAAATACAAATTTTGCTGCCTCCTTTTATCCGTCGGTTAATTACACATTTTGAGAGCATGGGCTGGCAACCATAACCATCATGAAATTCTAGTTCTAACATCAAACACAAAAACAATAACCCAACAATTCTCTACATAGTGCCGCAGATCTAAACTCATTGAACACAAAAAATGGGGAAAAAACACATAGAAATCACCAAAAAATTGATTGGTGTCAgggaaatttttaaaaattaggtAGCTCAGCACTCACCACAAAAATGAACGggatttcgaattttttttcatGGTACCCAAAAAACCGAAATATAAACAAATATGGAAGACAGTTAAGAAGCATAAACCTGGAACAACTTTTGACATACCTAGCACTCGGAGCTTTACACGGGACATCCAACTCAAACTCAACAGGCAGACCCAAAAAACCATGGAATCTGTCAAAAGTGACGTGGGTCAAGTGCTGAACATTTGTGGGCCACCCGATTTCCATGTGACGAACGGCGGATATCACCTCTCTCTCCGCCCTATACACACGGCAGGCTGACACCATGGACTTCCTGAAGGCCGATAGAATGAAGTCCAGTAGAGACAGCTGCTGGTCTTCCTGCTTCTCCCGCACCTCAGCCACCGTAGATTTCGAGCTCCTCCCGCCGCCGCCCCTCGTCACCATAACCACCCCGGTCATCTTTCTCTACCTAGAACGCCGTCGTTTTGCTCGAGAAGAATGGTTTCAAATGAGGAAGCTGAAATATGTTTGGAAGTGCTATATATAATATGGGTTGCATTGAATATAGGTTAGTTGGCTCCTTTCTTATTCCGGGTGTGATGTGATATTTACTGTTCGTTCAAACTGACTTCTTGTTTCAAAATCTCTTGCTTACCTTCATCTCTctgcattttttaaaaatccataaatggATATAAAAGTAGAATCGTTAATATATAGTAGATTTCCGtcgaaaatatttatatgttaaaaattatgaataagtgatatatttaataatattctAATGTTCGATATCAttaatctatttttttaaaaaataataatagtttTCATTATTTCTCATATGTTGAATTTGAAATGAGTGTGAATGATTATTTTCTCTTTCTGTAAATATGTGCATATATATTAAAGCAGAAAAcaactttataaaaaaaaaaactaaagaaaaaaaatataaaatcaaatcgaacaataacataaaataaatatttaaaaacgtCAATATAATATATCTCTTAtaaagaaaaattatattttctagtttattattaaatttatttatattgtcaAATGCGAGACAGAGTTCGAGGATAAATGTCATTAGCAAGGATCATAGGAGACCATTGCTACCTCCAACGTCGGTctgcctttttttttttttgtcaacgGAGAATAAACAAAAGGGATGTGTATTTGTTCATTGCCCAATATACTCTAAATCATTCTTCCTTTATTAAGTCATGATTTTTTTAGATTTCGAAACCGTAATAATGGGACAatctaataaataatttatctaTAATTACAcgcaaaattataaaataaaataaactttgTGCAAGTTCTATCtcattcaaaacataaacaaCACTTTTGTAACTTATCAATCACGTATGTCACGAACAACGTTAGAGATGTAGAATATATACAGTGAAAACTATTTGACGATCAAGTCAACGATGACTTGATAAAGTTCTCCCCATAAACTAATTGAGCTTTATATTACAAAACGATAACTTATTACATTCCAAATGAGAGGAAGTAACTTATTATAAGGGTCTTGTGGGGTTTATCTTGAAGCTTATCATGCTTCCCTTAATTTGCATGCAATAAAtggaaaaattatttgagattataatttttgttattttcaaataaataatttttcttaatttcaaaatttttaaatatgaataaAGATGAGATTGTATTTTAAAAtctaaataaatatatgattgTAAGATTTAAAAAGAAATACGATTTTAGTAAAATAAGAAAAAGTTTCATCAATGAAGTGATAATCATGTAATGAAGGtatatttgtaattttaaataaaactttaTCAAGTCAAttagaaattaattaattttagtgGTTAGATATTTAATTTGGGTTATATTCCATCAATGTTCTTACACAAcatgatatattatatattctTTAGTAAACGTTtaaaagataaataaatttgTTGATAATATAATTTGCATCcttttaattttgattttattataGGTTAATACATaatcttagtttttttttttcaattttaattcattTTCACTGGAGCAATATCAAGTCTACATTGTCATCACGTCAATGTTTCTCAgacatattaatatttttcatgtcacGTCATCATTTCAATAAAAActaatgaaatataaaaaatacaaattattgCTGTAAATTTACCAATaataacataataaaaacatttaagTTCCAtggaaaaaaaatatgtaattttCCCTTTAAAATGATGGGCACAATACTAAGTCGAGTTTTATTATTACCTAAAAACCAATAAAAGCACACATTTTATCAaccaataaatttttcaaaacaaaaaatgATATTGTTGTTACGGATGTCAATGAATCCAAATTTTATTTGAACTCGCAATGGACCTGTCTTGTATGTAATTGGTCTCGGGTCTAATTTTTCAGACATATACAAGAATGAGGTGGATTATGAGTCTCCAGTTGTTTTTTTCTGAAATTTATGCAAAACTTTTAAATCCCTAATCCAAAATCAAAATCTTCATCCACATGCTATAAAATCTCAAAGAATTTTTCACACATCTTTTATAATCaatgaaatttaaatatatcattttttttaaaacaaagtaaatgataaaattagataattttttttatgtcaatCAGATTTGTTCAAATTGTTTTATAAACGATGTATATAGGTAGTGTCATCGTGAATTCAGCAAATAACATGTATACTCAATGTATAAATTATTGTCATTCATTCAATCATAATGTATGGATGTATGCTCATGATTTATCACTAAAATGTATCATGTGATGAGTTGATGAAAATATAGCAACATGGATATCATGTATCAAACCTCTGGAAATGAAGTATCACAAAATATATGatccaaaatttttttttaggaaaaagtacaaaaatatagaaataaaaataaaaataaaatattaatttatttttacatgaaatcgataattatttttaaaataccaCTAGTAAATAAATAGACGTGCCTGCTCGCCCCCAGAGATATTTACCGCTCCACTGTCATTTTGGTTCAACTTCTTCAGCACGATTTTCCTTTGGCGGGAAGATCGGATCAGTTCCCTTCTTCAGAGCAGAGGATTCGCGAATACGAAAACGAGTTCCATCTACCGTTGCCGTCCACTCAATTAAGCGATTTTGTCGCCGCCGCTAGGTGTTTCATGGAAGAAGAACCAGTAGCGCCGGAAACTGTGGCTCGTCGTTCGGTTAGTAATATTGTCGATAATTACCATATTTCTGCTCTATTATGCGGTAGAACTTCCATTATCAATTAATTTTGGTTTTTGTGATGTCTGTGTTTGAGTAGAAAAGGGCCAGGGCTCCGGTTAGGTCTGCCGATTTCACTCGCACGGACAAAATTGACGTCGGATTGGAGGAGGAGAAGGAAGAATCTTCGGATGATTTCCAAGAACCTCGCCGAAAATATAAGCGTAATAAGGCTACTGAAGATGCTTCGACCTCGGCTGCGGTGGCTCGCAAAACCCACATGAGTTTAATTGGTAACCTGAACTTCCATTTAAATTTTTAGATATAGATTTAGTTTTTTTAGAAGTAGCGTTTTTGGATTCCCACAGCTTGACCTACGTTGCTGGagttaactgaaaagatacaCAATATCAAACCGATGGATTTGAATCTCAATCATAAACCTTCAATCTCTCAAACCAAACGTCACCTGATATTTATCGAATTTCTGGGGGTAGTTGCGACTGTGTGTGAGATTTTCTTGCCCGCCTTGTGGAGCTGAACCAGTATTTATGACTAAATTTGGGCTTATCTTAGTTATATTTTGTGGCATTTCATATATTATTCATCAATGGCAGTTTTTTCATAATGCGAGTTTTATTTTTTCCTCACTTGAGGTGGAAAGCACCTGGCCATATTAGGAAATGCTTTTACCTGTTATCTTTTATTCCCTGACATGCATATTGCCTTGACAAAAGGGAAATGTGTTTGCAGAAGTTATCAAAAGTGACGGGAAAGGAATCCCTGACGTGGTCAAACGATGGGTCGAACTGTATGAGAGAAACCAAAAGTCTGCAACAGCTGAGCTATTGACTTTACTTTTTGAGGtcattttatattttgaatgcttatattgtttttttaacaattcACTCTGTAATACTGCTATTATCACTTGTAGGCATGTGGAGCAAAGTATCATCTTCATGAAGAGGATCTAGATGAGACCGATGTCGATGATGTTGTTGTTGCTCTTGTTAATATGGCCAGAAGAGTATCCtctgattttttatttatttttaaatttaaagttGTCCAGATGTGCATTTCCCCCCTGGTATTCATTTGTTCATTATTAGATGTCAATGGGATCTATTTTCTAATCTATGAAGaatattattatctcaaatttgaattatttggtTGTTTAACTTCAGTTCTCCTCTTCCATTTCACAAAAAAATGCAATCTGTTTCCCTGGAGAGCAGTAAATTTAAATACAAAGAAGCAAAGAGACACTagttttttcttaatttcttggaacataGGGTGAAATTGAAGATTATCAAAGTTCAAAACGagatttcaagaatttcaaagatAATCTTGTCTACTTTTGGGACAATGTGGTAAGTGAATGCCAAAATGGACCACTGTTTGATCAGTCACTCTTTGACAAGTGCTTGGACTACATTATTGCGATGTCATGGTAAGAACTTGTAAGTTATTACTTGGCAATTTCAATCTTAGCTGGCGGCGGCATTATTCTTACACCCGTCTTGGTATGTGTCAGCACTCCTCCTAGAGTATATCGTCAGATTGCCTCATTGATGGGCCTTCAGCTAGTATCGTCCTTCATCAATGTTGCTAAAATGCTTGGTGCACAGAGAGAAACCACTCAGAGACAGTTGAATGTGGAAAAGAAGAAAAAGGTTGAAGGACCTCGAGTAGAATCACTCAGTATACGGCTATCCACAACACATGATAAGATAACTATCTTGGAAGAGATGATGCGGAAAATTTTTACTGGGTACGACTGTTAGCCAAAGTGGATTTGATAAGGTCTTTTTTGTTACTTTTATTATGCTTGGGAATTCATATTCTCTTGCTTTATTTATACGAGAAActtatttcttgaaggctaTTTGTACATCGTTATCGAGACATTGATACAGATATCCGGATGTCATGCATAGAGTCACTTGGGGTGTGGGTACTTTCATATCCCTCATTGTTcttacaggatttgtatttgaAATATCTTGGATGGACATTAAACGACAAAGTAAGTTATAAATGGTGAATGTAAATTATTGCAAAGATGACAAGTTTTATTTTCCATTGTTACTAAACATTTTTCTCTTTATAATAATTTGAAGAGTGCTGGTGTAAGAAAGGCTTCTGTTCTGGCATTGCAAAATCTTTATGAGGTGGACGATAATGTGCCATCACTTAACCTTTTCACGGAAAGATTTTACAAACGCATGCTTGAACTTGCTGACGATATTGATATTTCTGTGTCAGTATGTGCTATAGGGCTTGTAAAACAACTTTTGAGGTACGTTGGTAACGACTAATCTTGCAAATCAATTGCGATTTTGAAATTGTTTCCCGTTCACTGTGATTGGACATAGAATTATTTTTGACAAGTGTGTCTGGGGTATATTGCAGACACCAGCTTGTGCCTGATGAAGAACTAGGATCcttatatgatttattgattgATGATCCACCAGAAATTAGGCATGCCATTGGAGCACTGGTTTATGATCATTTGATTGCTCAGAAATTTAATGATTTACAACCTCGCCCAACAGGTTTCTTTCACCTGTTTTCTAATGCTgtgctttttctttttttggttTGCACTTTTTTTGTCTAAGTAAGAGATTTCTGTTGCAGGCAGTGATAATGATTCTTCGGAGATTCATATCAATAGAATGTTACAGATACTAAAAGAATTTTCAGCAGACCCTGTTTTGAGTTCATATGTCATCGATGATGTGTGGGATTACATGGGGGCCATGAAAGTATGTTACATAGGTTACTGGAAATCGTCTGTACTGTAATTTTGTGCTTTCAAGTTCAGTTTTCATTACTGTTGAGTTGTAGTTGAACATGCAGAAGGTAAATGCATGGTTAAGTCCTAGATCAATAAGGTTCACCGCATCAACTCCTTTCCAAATTTGAATAGAAGGAAATAAAGTTAGAAAAGCAGAAGATAAGGATATTAGTCAGGACCTTTTATAGCTAACCATAAATTTTTTCCTACGAAATAATATGCCATTGAACTTAAATATATTTAGGCGTATTAACCAATGATCTTTAACTGTAAAGAGTCTGTAGCATACCTGTTTGATGATGATGACTATTTAGTATTGAGGTTGTTATTTCTTAATTTCCTCCGGGATCCCGATATGTTACGATATACAACCTTCATTATCGTTTCTCACTCCATTTTTCCATCTTGCACGTAAATATATGTGCATCAATTGATATTATCGAACCTCAATAATCTGGATATTAAGTGATGATTTTTTCCTTGTTCAAAACTTGAATAGAGCCTCAACAAATTTTGGACATTTTGGTGCTGATCTTTAATCTGGTCGAGACATGGCTTTGTTTTCACTGAATTCATTGTGTTACTTGCAGGATTGGGAGTGCATCATTCGTATGCTTCTGGAGGACAGCCCTTCAGCTGAGCTTGATGATGCAGATGCTACGAATTTGATTAGGCTTCTTTTTGCGTCCATAAAAAAGGCTGTAGGAGAAAGGATTGTTCCTGCGACTGATAATAGAAACCCTCATCTGACTAAAGCTCAAAAGGTTTGTGAGATTTCAGTTGTATCCTCTTCCTGTCACTTGGACTTTTAATTTTGCATTGATTGCCTATGTTCTCCCCTTGTTTTGTATCGTTCTTTCTTTATCATACTAGAATTATGtttcaagtttttgtcaaaaataatttcaggaaatgtttgaaaacaataaacgtgacataactCTTGCTATGATGAAGACCTATCCTCAACTCCTACGAAAATTTTTGTCTGACAAGTACAAAGTGGCACCTCTTATTGAAATCATCGTTCACATGAATCTTGAGCTTTATTCACTAAAAAGTCAAGAACAGGTATGTTCTTAAATCACTTGGTTATGTGCAACTTACCAAGAACCATAAGTAAGTTCCTTCTCTTTTCAGAATTTTAAGGCTACTCTTCAACTTATGAGAGAGGCCTTTTTTAAGCATAGCGATAAAGATTCTCTGCGGTCATGTGTTAGAGCATTTAAGTTCTGTGCCACTGAGAGCCAAGGAGAATTGCAAGATTTTGGTCAGAATCAGGTGAAGGAGCTCGAGGATGAGATAATGGTGAAGCTAAAATCTGCATTGAAAGATGTTGTGGTATAGGCTGTTCTACTTATCATCTCTATGTATTTGTGAAGTTGTGAGAGTTGACACATTTTTCTCTGCAGAATGGTGGTGACGAATACTCTCTGCTAGTGAATGTTAAAAGGCTTTATGAAATGCAGCTATCTCGTAAAGTTCCCCTTGAAAGCTTGTACCAAGATCTGGTGCATGTTCTTCAAAGTTTCAGAAACATAGATGAGGAGGTCTGTTCTCTCTGTGTAATCTTTTTGAAAAACTTATGTCTCTTCTGCACTTGCTGATAATCAGATGCTTGTGCTAATTCAGGTTATTGCCTTTTTGCTTCTCAATATGTTTCTGCATGTTTCCTGGTGCCTCCAATCTGTTGTGTCCAGTGAAACAGTGTCGGAGACATTGGTATCTTCTCTTGTATGGAAACGAAATGCCTTGTTGGAACAACTTGAATACTTTCTTCAAACTCCCATTAAAATAAATGGTGATGGAGGATCTGGAAATCAGCTGGCATATAGAGTAAGCCCTTTTTGTGGTGATTACATGATCAtccatttgtttttatttctggTCCATGTGTTCTAAGTTACGTTTTCATCTGAAATAAAGAATAATAACTTTGTTCCATAATCTACAGGTCTGTGCTATTGTCTCTGATATTTGGTGTTTAttcaaaaagactaaatttgATTTGACGAAGCTAGATATATTAGGGTACTGCCCGGACGAGTCAATCATTGAGAAATACTGGAAAATGTGTGAGCAACTGCTCAATATATCAGGTAATAAGATAAGTGCATTTGTTGGCTAGATGGAGCTTTTCTTTTTTGGCATATTTATAATCTTGCAATTTATTGCAAAATGTCTTATGGTcatgggagtgttgtgacacaAGACACAAGGTTTGGTTGAAGTCCCATGTTTATGCGTGTCACTTTTTCTCTTTTTAGTTTCTGTAAAATTTGGTTGAAACATTGTGTGACTTTGCACTTTCATATCCCTGTACAGTGAAAAGATCATTGTGCATGGCCTGTTTGATGGTCGATTCTTGTTGCACTTTCCAAATTTTGATGTTTATTTCAATACTGCCTTTTGCTTGACTTATTGTACTTGCTCatatttttttccttctttCCCCAACATGGACATTTCTGTCACTGAAAGAACATCACACACAAAATAGAAAAAGATAATTGCTGGAGTAAGATCACACAGAAACTTATATAGAAAAGATATGTCATTTAATACTTAATATCTGCAAATAAAGTAGTTATACTTTGGATTTCAGACATGTCTATTTTGTTGACTTTAAAGGTCAAAGCAAACTGTAGTAAAACAAAAACAATTGAAGATATTTATGTGGCACTTTTTCGTAAAATTAGAAAATATATACAATTTGTTTTTAACTTTCGAGTTTTCATATACTATAAAAGGAATAAGTTCCTATGTCTCCACTGATATTCATCTCTAATCCACACCCAACATCACAAACTAAGCAACTGCAACATTAAGTTTGTAAGGTTCTGAACTGCTGTCAAAATTTTCATCCCATTTAATGATTCTTTTTTTCTACTTCTCATTAGATGAGAAAAAGAAACCTGGTATACGAGACTATTTTCTTGTCCATGCTACTACAGGTAGGAAGTGATGTTTGGTTGAGTATTCATGCAATATTTTGTGGGTCTCTTTATGTGTCTAGAAggagattttatcattttattccAATATCATGTTTTTTCTTGAGAGAGGAACTTTGCATGGTGGAAAAGGTTTTCTTGTTCAATTTCAAAGTCTTAGCAAGTCGTGGAAATAGAAGATGCTCTTGTGGGCCAGGCTGCATACGACTCTTCTGGGTCCCCTTGATTTCAAGGGTTGTGTGCGCTGAATTTGTTTATGTGCACACACTAGTTGTCCATATGGAAACATGctatcttcttttttttttcaatttccgAAATTGGGTTTGTATTTTGACGAATACTACTTTCTTCAATGGTATATACTGTGTCTgatcattattatttttctttcttcccTTCAGGCTGATATGCACCTTTAAAGTAGTTTGTGTTTGCTTCATATATGTTCACCTGATATGCTCATTCCATGCACTGCAGCTGATGCAGAGGAAGAAAATGGCAACAGAGAATATATCGAGGAGACTAATAGAGATGCTGTCATGTTTGCTCTAGCCAAATTAGTGGCTACAGATTCAGTTCCTAAGGTAGCTATACTAGTTTATACTTTATTCCCCCTGAAGGAGAATAGGACAGCTAGTTGATctgtattaaaatcatttatgGTCCCACTTGGCTAAACTGATCTGCATCGAGGTCATTTTAGGCttccatttttttttcctgGGTGCTTGGGCTTGACATATTTGCTTGGTTGTTAGGGAAATATTGTAGGTAATATCATTATGTTTAACACCTTCAATTGTGTTTTCCTTTTGTTTCCCCTTGTGATCAAGAAGTTAGACCTTTTCTATGATTGCCTTCTAACGCAGGAACATCTTGCTCCAGAGATAATTTCTCATCTGGAAACGTATGGCTCTAGTGTTACTGAAATTGTGAAGCATCTACTTACTGCTTTGAAGAAAAAAGGAGATATTTCAAGTCTTCTTCTAGAAGCACTGAAAAAGGTAAGACAAGTTAAAGGACTCGCTACTTGATCACTGCTTGATTTTTTTCCGTATGTAATCCTtccaattttattttatcttcttGGTTTAagaattttgttcattttacaAATGCAGTATGTAGCTGATGAAGAACCAAACTCCTGTAGTTTCTAATTGTCATTTACCATTTTAATGCTATACAATACTTATTTTGTATCGTTGTTGGCTAGGCCTACCAAAGGTATCTCTCGGTAGTTTCCTCTAGCAATGATAAATCATTGTCGAGCAAGTCATTTCAGGAATGTAAAGATTTGGCTTCTCGGCTATCTGGGAAATATGTCGGCACTGCTCGAAATAAGTACAAATCTGAAATTATGAATATTGTCAAAGATGGTATCAACTATGCATTCTTGCATGCCCCAAGGCAGTTGTCTTTCCTGGATGGTGTGCTGCTGCAGTTTATATCGAAGCTTCCTGCTCCTGATATACTTGACGTGTAAGAGCTCTATCTGTTGTGTACACATCTAGCAAGCATAAAGATGACTGGATAAACATTCTGTTCTTACCAATTCCTGGGTTCTGGGGTATAAAAACATAATGTTTGTGGAGTGTGGTTTATGTGATCTTAAGTTTGTTAAGCCACTACCCGAAAAACATGGTGCTCATGTAATCTGAGTGACGTGAAATGAGTCTAACAGAATATGTGAATATTATGGGATTGTACTCCGATGCTTCTTAATAAGCATCAAGAGTAGTGAATAATGAAA is drawn from Primulina eburnea isolate SZY01 chromosome 10, ASM2296580v1, whole genome shotgun sequence and contains these coding sequences:
- the LOC140842271 gene encoding sister-chromatid cohesion protein 3-like translates to MEEEPVAPETVARRSKRARAPVRSADFTRTDKIDVGLEEEKEESSDDFQEPRRKYKRNKATEDASTSAAVARKTHMSLIEVIKSDGKGIPDVVKRWVELYERNQKSATAELLTLLFEACGAKYHLHEEDLDETDVDDVVVALVNMARRGEIEDYQSSKRDFKNFKDNLVYFWDNVVSECQNGPLFDQSLFDKCLDYIIAMSCTPPRVYRQIASLMGLQLVSSFINVAKMLGAQRETTQRQLNVEKKKKVEGPRVESLSIRLSTTHDKITILEEMMRKIFTGLFVHRYRDIDTDIRMSCIESLGVWVLSYPSLFLQDLYLKYLGWTLNDKSAGVRKASVLALQNLYEVDDNVPSLNLFTERFYKRMLELADDIDISVSVCAIGLVKQLLRHQLVPDEELGSLYDLLIDDPPEIRHAIGALVYDHLIAQKFNDLQPRPTGSDNDSSEIHINRMLQILKEFSADPVLSSYVIDDVWDYMGAMKDWECIIRMLLEDSPSAELDDADATNLIRLLFASIKKAVGERIVPATDNRNPHLTKAQKEMFENNKRDITLAMMKTYPQLLRKFLSDKYKVAPLIEIIVHMNLELYSLKSQEQNFKATLQLMREAFFKHSDKDSLRSCVRAFKFCATESQGELQDFGQNQVKELEDEIMVKLKSALKDVVNGGDEYSLLVNVKRLYEMQLSRKVPLESLYQDLVHVLQSFRNIDEEVIAFLLLNMFLHVSWCLQSVVSSETVSETLVSSLVWKRNALLEQLEYFLQTPIKINGDGGSGNQLAYRVCAIVSDIWCLFKKTKFDLTKLDILGYCPDESIIEKYWKMCEQLLNISADAEEENGNREYIEETNRDAVMFALAKLVATDSVPKEHLAPEIISHLETYGSSVTEIVKHLLTALKKKGDISSLLLEALKKAYQRYLSVVSSSNDKSLSSKSFQECKDLASRLSGKYVGTARNKYKSEIMNIVKDGINYAFLHAPRQLSFLDGVLLQFISKLPAPDILDVMKGVERRTENVNTDEDPSGWRPYFTFLDNLREKYARNEGVKDAKEGTSVRRRGRPRKNQNLPGKRLFNEQSSSGEEDSISGSDQEAGVEEKKDEEEAPLIHSLKASSKLRSLRVSKEDKRDQRKTIDSGQPTEDMATPKTSGASS